The following coding sequences lie in one Desulfovibrio aminophilus genomic window:
- a CDS encoding YjbQ family protein, with amino-acid sequence HVKTSLLGPSLLVLVQDGELLLGTWQKVFFCEFDGPRRRELWVQFLSA; translated from the coding sequence CACGTGAAGACGAGCCTCCTGGGGCCCTCGCTGCTCGTCCTGGTCCAGGACGGCGAACTCCTGCTCGGCACGTGGCAGAAGGTCTTCTTCTGCGAATTCGACGGACCCAGGCGGCGCGAACTCTGGGTGCAATTCCTGTCGGCATGA